The following nucleotide sequence is from Halapricum desulfuricans.
CCGACCTCCTGGCGCAGTGCGCTCTGGGCCAGCAGGTTCGCGACGCCGAACGTCGCCGGCGTCTCACCGGCGGACTCGTTCACCAGCGTCGCGTTCACCTGCGGATCGCTCCGGAGCCGCTGCTGATATTCGAGCGTCTCGATCAGCGATTCGCTCGAGAGGACGTTCCCGTCTCGAACGATAATCTGTACGCTCGTGACGTTCTCCGGCCCGGACGCGAAGTTCTCGTCGATGAACGCGGAGGCGTCGGACTCGGGCGTGTCAGACTGGAACTGATCGAGCGACGACTGCTGTTCGACCGCGCCCGCGCCTGCGCCCATGATCGCCGTCAACACGAGCATGACGGCGATGGCGATTCTGGAGTGGTCGGTGACGGCACCGACGACCCTGTCGACGGCGCTCACGGACTCACCCCGCAGCTTGTTGGTACTGACATACTAACTGTTCTCCAATCAGATCGAGACTGCTATAGGCTTGGCGGTTCCCCCGGCACATACCGGTTTCCCCGCACGTGCTCGTCAGAGAACGATATACCGATTCTGTCGACACACACTCCTCAGCGCACGGTATACCGCAGGAGGACGCCGTCGTCGAGCCGTTCGACCTCGTCCAGTCGCAGATCCGCGAACGACTCGACGAAGCCGTCGCCGTCTGCCAGTGTCGGCGCGTCACGCCCGCCGATAACCAGCGAGCCGACGAACACGGACAACTCGTCGACGAGTTCGGCCTCGAAAAGCGAAAAGAGGAGTTCGCCGCCGCCCTCGACCATCACCTGTTCGATACCGCGGGCCGAGAGCCGGTCGAACGCCGCTGAGAGATCGACCCGGTCGTCGCCGGCGACGATGACAGTCACACCCCTCGCTCGGGCGTCAGCGACGGCGTCGCCGGCAGCCTCGCTGGTCAGCAGGATCGTCTCCGCGCTGTCGTCGTAGACGGTCGCGTCCTCCGGTGTGCGAAGCCGCGAATCGGCGATCACGCGGGTCGGCTGTGGGGGGTCCCCGCGGTCGATCCGGGCGTCGATGCGATCCGGGTCGTCGACGGTCAGGGACGGATCGTCGGCCAGCACGGTCCCGACGCCGACCATCACCGCGTCGCTGTCGGCTCGCAGCGCGTCGACGCGGTCGAAGTCCTCGGGACCGCTGATCGCGACCTGCTCGCGGCGGCGCGTCGAGAGTTTGCCGTCGACGCTCGCGGCGGCGTTGACAATGACCTGCATACGATGCGGTTTCCGGAGCGGGCGAAAACCGTTTGCGATCCCAGCCCAGCCAGACAACCAGAAACGATTGCCGGAAAACCCGGATAGAGCCGATAAGGCGTCCGGTCTGTTCCCACTCGGTGGGAACGGACGGGGTCAGTAAGGGCGCGAGCGGAGTACGAACAGTCAATGCCAGTTCGACCAGCAGCACGGACGGCGGCCGACCGGAGCGATCCCGAGGTGATCCCCGACGCGGAGTGGGCGGTGTTCACTCGAGAGACGCCGACGGATCCGATGGTCCATACCGGAACTGTCCGGGCCGACGACGAGACGGACGCCCGCGAGCGTGCGGCGTCGCTGTTCCCGGGTGTCGACGCCCGGTGGCTCTGTCCGGCCGACGTGATCGACCGCGACGTATCGACGGCGATCGAGGGCGGTGAGTCGTCGTGATCCGACTCGACGCGCTTCTCTGTGACTGTGAGCACCCGACGGCCCCGCCCTCGGGCACGCCGACCGTCGAGTGGGAGCTCGCGAACGAGACACTGCTCGGCGACCGCGGACCGCTATCGCCCGCCGAGCGGCGTGCCGTCGTCGATCAGCTCGCGGATTTCGGCGTCGAAACGCTCCGGCTGTCTGGCTCCGCCGACCTCGACGCGGCGGCTGTCGACGAACTGGTCTCCCGTGCCGACGACCGCGGTCTGGAGACGACGTTGCGTCCCGGCGGACAGCGACTCGATCACGCACGGCTGGAGTCGCTGTCCGACGCAGGTCTACACCGGATCAGTGTCCGTGTCGAAGGCCTGTCGACCCCGCTACAGAAACACGCCGCTGCCGACGACATCGACGCCGCGCTGGAGACGCTCCGGGCGGCCGACGACACGGAACTGGCGACCGAGTTGCGCTTCCCGCTACACGCCGACAGCGTCACTCACATGGAGGAGATCTACGACCTCGCGGCGCTTCTGTCTGCCGACCGGTTCCGGCTCACGCACGTTCCCGAACCCGAACTCGACGGGGAACGGCGTCGACGGGCCGTCCAGCGGATCGCGGATCTGACCCGCGACGCACACGAGCGGAACAACCACATCGAGACCGTTCTGAGCGGCGGCATCGACGCCGGATACGTGACCGAGTACGCCCGGGACAACCTCGACGGGGAGTGTGCGACCGACGTTCGGGAAGCCCTGCGCGAACGGCTCGGGGCCGCGCCTTCCCCGCCGGTGGCGAAACTCGGCCCGGCCGGGCGGGTGTATCCCGGCACGTTCTGGGACCGGTACGCGCTGGGCACGGTTCGGGACCGGCCGTTCGGCGCGATCTGGACCGACGACTCGAACCCGCTACTGGAGCGGCTCCGCCACGAGGAAGCCGGGCTGCCCGACAGATGCCGGAGCTGTCAGTTCGGCGACGTCTGCAGCGGCGGCTCCCGTGGACGCGCGCTGACCGCTCACGACGACCCCTTCGAACCGGACCCTGTGTGTTACGTCCACGAGGAACCCGCGGTCGGCGGATCGGCCGCCGAATCGCCGGCTGACTGAGAGTTGTCCCGATTTCGCGGTGTGACCACCTACGTCAGCGGAGGTCCCCGGCGTCAACGGCGGATGTAGGTGATCCGTGTCAGGTACCACAACGCTGTAGGTGATTCCGGGGGTATACTCGCTTACGCCCACCGATGATTACACTCAGCTCCGACTTCGGGTCGCCGTATCCCGCCGCGATGAAAGGGGTCATTCTCCGGGCGAGCGACGCCCGTCTCGTCGACGTCTCTCACCAGTTCCCCCGCCAGGACGTCGAGGCCGCGGCCTTCTGGCTCCGGGAGATTCTGCCGTACTTCCCGCCCGCGGTCCACTGTGTCGTCGTCGATCCGGGCGTCGGCACCGAGCGGGCGGCGATCGTGATTCGGGCCGGCGAGCACGCGCTGGTCGGGCCCGACAACGGCGTCCTCGTTCCGGTCGCGCGCGAACTCGCCGGGGACTTCGAGGTCTTCGAGGTCGAGTACGACGATCCCGGGAGCGTCACCTTCCACGGTCGAGACGTGTTCGCGCCCGCGGCCGCGACCGTCCACGAGGCCGGAGTCGACGGCTTCGAGCGCGAGGACGGGTTCGTCGAGGCGGACTCGTTCGCGGACCTCTCCTTTCCCGAGCCCGTCGAGCGCGAGGACGGCGTCACCGGCGAGGTGCTCGTCGTCGACGACTTCGGCAACGCGATCACCAACATCCCCGGCGAGCATCTCGAGGGACAGTTCGGCTCGGACGTGACCGTCAACGGCGTGTGGGCACCCGCTCGCCGGACCTACGCGGCGGTCGGTCCGGACAAGCGCGTGGTCACCGTCGGCAGCCACGGCAACGTCGAACTCGCGGTCAATCAGGGGCGGGGCGACAAGCGCTTCTCCGTCGGCCCGGGCGCGCGGGTCCGGCTTCGGTGGACGTGATCACTCGATCAGCGGCGTCCCGTCGGCCTTCGGACCGAGCGTCGGGCCGTGGGGCGGGTCGCCGTCGATCCGGCGGCGCGTCCGGTAGTCGGTCGAACGCTCGACGGGAACCCGTCCGATCGACTCGATCAGCTCGACGTACTGGTCGAACGAGCGGTACTCGCCGAACTCACCGCCGGCGCGCTTGGTGATCTCCTCGGAGAGGATCGTCCCCATGAAGTCGTCCGCGCCGGCGTTGAGCAGCTTCAGTCCCTGCTCGTCGCCGTACTTGACCCACGAAGCTTGGATATGCTCGATGTTGTCGAAAAACAGCCGCGAAACGGCGATCATCAGCTCGTCCTCGTGGACGCTCGGGCCGCCCTCGACCAGCCCGTAGTCGTACAGCGGGGTGTTCTGGTGGACGAAAGACAGCGGGATGAACTCGGTGATCGCGCCCGTCCGGTCCTGTAGCTCCCGGATTCGATCGAGGTGGATCGCGCGATGGGCGGCGTTCTCGACGTGGCCGTACATGATCGTCGCGGTGATGTCAAGCCCCACCGACGCGGCGGCCTCCATCGCGTCCAGCCAGCCGTCGGTGTCGATCTTGCCCGGGCAGATGACGTCCCGGACCTCGTCGACGAGGATCTCGGCGGCCGTCCCCGGCGCGGAGTCGAGCCCCGCCTCGACCAGCCGCCGGTAGACCTCCTCGTAGCTCCACGACGTCCCGCGGCGGGCGTGCTCGGCCTCCTCGGGGGTCATCGAGTGGACATGGACGCCGTCGACGCTCATCGCCTCGATCTGCTCGACGTAGGTCCCCGGATCGGTCTCGTAGGCGTCCGGCGAGCGGTAGTTCAGGTCGCCGCGCTCGCTCGCCTCGAGTACGTCGCGGTGTTCGGCGTCGAGCGCCAGCGCGGGGTGCAGCCCCGAGACGGAGGTCACCTCGTAGATCCCGCGCTCGACGGCGTCGGCGACGACCTCGCGGGACCGGGCGGGCGTCTTGGTGAACCCGCCGTGATCAGCGTCGGACGATTCGAGGAACTGGTCGGAGCGGTCCTTGAAGTTGCAGAACAGACAGCCGGTGTTGCAGGCGGTCGTGACGTTGTTGTTGAGGTTGGCGACGAACGTGACCTCCCGGCCGACCCGTTCGGCGCGGCGGTAGTCGGCGGCCTCGAGCACCTGCTCTTTGCGCTCGCGGTCGATCCCCTCGCTGTCGCTGCCGGTCGTGAGCAGTTCGATCGCGTCGGCGACCGCCAGTCGCGTCCCGTCGCGGGCTTTCGCCAGCGCGTTCTCGAAGTGCTGGTCACTCGTGGGGCGATGCTCGAACTCGAGTGCGCCCCCGGCGTTCGGTTCGGCAGCAACCATCAGTTCGACACGGGGGCGCGAGCGTGAAAACGACACGGGTCGCGTCGCGGTTGTCCTGTATCGAAACCGCGTCGGGAGACGATCCACCCGCGCCGCGGAAACGCAACCCTAATTGATCGTTGCTTCTGAGGTTCAGGTCGTGACAGATCGCTCCGAGGACGATCGCCGCCGGACTGACGAGAGGTCGCCCGACGAGTCGCGGGACTCCGAATCGGACGCGTCGGTACCAGATCCGACGCCCGACGGGTCGGCCGTCACTGGAGAGCCGGAATCCGTCGGCGATCCGTCCGGTGGCGGCGACGACCCGGAATCGCCGGCCGACGATCCCTCGGAGTCGATCACCGAGGGGAGCCTGATCCGGCCGCTGGTCCGGCTGGCCTGGCCGATCATCGTCATCCAGCTGCTGCAGGTCACCTACAACATCGCCGACACGCTCTGGCTGGGCCGGCTCTCGACGGACGCGGTCGGCGCGATCAGCCTCGCTTTTCCGCTGATCTTCCTGCTCATCGCGATCGCGGGCGGGTTCACGACCGCCGGTGCGATCCTGGTCGCCCAGTACACCGGCGCGAAGGGGAAGCGCTCTGCCGGGCTGGTCACCGGACAGACCGTGATGTTCGTCTCGCTGCTGTCGGTCGTGATCGGGATCGTCGGGTACTTCTACACACGGCCGGCTCTGGAGTTGCTCCCCAGCGATCCCCAGACGTCGGCGGCAGTCATCCCGCTGGCCGCCGACTACATGGAGGTCATCTTCCTGGGGATCCCGCTGATGTTCGGGTTCTTCGTCTTCTCGGCGCTCATGCGCGGCTACGGCGACACGCGGACGCCGATGTTCGTGATGGCGATCTCCGTGGGGCTGAACGTGGTGATCGACCCGATCTTCATCTTCGGCTTCCAGTCGAACCCGCTGTTCGGAATGGTCGGACTGGGCGGGCTCGAGGCGACGCTGCTGTCGGCGACCGGCTTCACCGGGCTCGGGATCGGCGGGGCCGCGCTGGCGACGATCCTCTCGCGGGGCGTCGCGACCGCGATCGGGCTGTACCTGCTGTTCGCCACGGGGATCGGTCCGGCGGTGTCGCTGTCGCATCTGCGGCCCGACCTCGGCGTGATCGAGGACATCATCAGGCTGGGGACGCCCAGCATGATCGAACAGTCTGCCAGCGCGCTGGCGATGATC
It contains:
- a CDS encoding 2,5-diamino-6-(ribosylamino)-4(3H)-pyrimidinone 5'-phosphate reductase — its product is MQVIVNAAASVDGKLSTRRREQVAISGPEDFDRVDALRADSDAVMVGVGTVLADDPSLTVDDPDRIDARIDRGDPPQPTRVIADSRLRTPEDATVYDDSAETILLTSEAAGDAVADARARGVTVIVAGDDRVDLSAAFDRLSARGIEQVMVEGGGELLFSLFEAELVDELSVFVGSLVIGGRDAPTLADGDGFVESFADLRLDEVERLDDGVLLRYTVR
- a CDS encoding rSAM-partnered protein: MPVRPAARTAADRSDPEVIPDAEWAVFTRETPTDPMVHTGTVRADDETDARERAASLFPGVDARWLCPADVIDRDVSTAIEGGESS
- a CDS encoding radical SAM/SPASM domain-containing protein; amino-acid sequence: MIRLDALLCDCEHPTAPPSGTPTVEWELANETLLGDRGPLSPAERRAVVDQLADFGVETLRLSGSADLDAAAVDELVSRADDRGLETTLRPGGQRLDHARLESLSDAGLHRISVRVEGLSTPLQKHAAADDIDAALETLRAADDTELATELRFPLHADSVTHMEEIYDLAALLSADRFRLTHVPEPELDGERRRRAVQRIADLTRDAHERNNHIETVLSGGIDAGYVTEYARDNLDGECATDVREALRERLGAAPSPPVAKLGPAGRVYPGTFWDRYALGTVRDRPFGAIWTDDSNPLLERLRHEEAGLPDRCRSCQFGDVCSGGSRGRALTAHDDPFEPDPVCYVHEEPAVGGSAAESPAD
- a CDS encoding SAM hydrolase/SAM-dependent halogenase family protein, with protein sequence MITLSSDFGSPYPAAMKGVILRASDARLVDVSHQFPRQDVEAAAFWLREILPYFPPAVHCVVVDPGVGTERAAIVIRAGEHALVGPDNGVLVPVARELAGDFEVFEVEYDDPGSVTFHGRDVFAPAAATVHEAGVDGFEREDGFVEADSFADLSFPEPVEREDGVTGEVLVVDDFGNAITNIPGEHLEGQFGSDVTVNGVWAPARRTYAAVGPDKRVVTVGSHGNVELAVNQGRGDKRFSVGPGARVRLRWT
- the cofH gene encoding 7,8-didemethyl-8-hydroxy-5-deazariboflavin synthase subunit CofH, translating into MVAAEPNAGGALEFEHRPTSDQHFENALAKARDGTRLAVADAIELLTTGSDSEGIDRERKEQVLEAADYRRAERVGREVTFVANLNNNVTTACNTGCLFCNFKDRSDQFLESSDADHGGFTKTPARSREVVADAVERGIYEVTSVSGLHPALALDAEHRDVLEASERGDLNYRSPDAYETDPGTYVEQIEAMSVDGVHVHSMTPEEAEHARRGTSWSYEEVYRRLVEAGLDSAPGTAAEILVDEVRDVICPGKIDTDGWLDAMEAAASVGLDITATIMYGHVENAAHRAIHLDRIRELQDRTGAITEFIPLSFVHQNTPLYDYGLVEGGPSVHEDELMIAVSRLFFDNIEHIQASWVKYGDEQGLKLLNAGADDFMGTILSEEITKRAGGEFGEYRSFDQYVELIESIGRVPVERSTDYRTRRRIDGDPPHGPTLGPKADGTPLIE
- a CDS encoding MATE family efflux transporter, with the translated sequence MTDRSEDDRRRTDERSPDESRDSESDASVPDPTPDGSAVTGEPESVGDPSGGGDDPESPADDPSESITEGSLIRPLVRLAWPIIVIQLLQVTYNIADTLWLGRLSTDAVGAISLAFPLIFLLIAIAGGFTTAGAILVAQYTGAKGKRSAGLVTGQTVMFVSLLSVVIGIVGYFYTRPALELLPSDPQTSAAVIPLAADYMEVIFLGIPLMFGFFVFSALMRGYGDTRTPMFVMAISVGLNVVIDPIFIFGFQSNPLFGMVGLGGLEATLLSATGFTGLGIGGAALATILSRGVATAIGLYLLFATGIGPAVSLSHLRPDLGVIEDIIRLGTPSMIEQSASALAMITLTAVVVTFAPPVVAAYGLGNRLISLVFLPAMGLGRAIDTMVGQNLGADRADRAARATWLAAGTGAGVMIVVAAVALAFTEPIVSVFLGSGVEDAAATIDLGVEYVRIRSAEFAFIGVSQVIFGAFRGAGNTRTAMVLSIVTLWVGRVASIVLLVFVFDWGATGIWVGMALGNIVGATLAVPWFLRGTWKERYIDEPAVETEETVA